A section of the Triticum dicoccoides isolate Atlit2015 ecotype Zavitan chromosome 7A, WEW_v2.0, whole genome shotgun sequence genome encodes:
- the LOC119331345 gene encoding pollen receptor-like kinase 4, producing MAGDGAGAAGLLLLLALAALVAAAAAASEGDVLLALRATLRGPSGDRPPAPLDQWVSSASTGPCQDPIWYAVKCSSNKVLGIRLEYLGLQGNAPDMAPLAALTSLRVLSFANNNLTGPFPPGLTELPALKMLYLSRNRLSGEIPGDTFEAMMGLRKLFLADNAFTGAIPDTITSPKLLVLFDVSHNRLSGPIPQGLRRFKAASFEGNTDLCGAPLDVACPPSALLGASDSSDSSDSMRVLMIIAIAVVAFGGLLAIIGIITALVSRRKDNDEPADATETPGDGGGIAKMQSTADKSIKIAQADSEQRGVVAPVPSKRGGRRDGLVFLQEGRERFELEDLLRASAEVLGSGNFGASYKATLVDGKPMVVKRFKEMNGAGRADFNEHMRRLGRLVHPNLLPVVAYLYKKDEKLFVTEHMVNGGLAQILHGGATSSLPRLDWPARLKIIKGVARGLAYLYEELPMLTVPHGHLKSSNVLLNAELEPILSDYALVPVVTPSHASQVMVAYKAPECTAAGRASKKSDVWTLGILVLELLTGRFPTNYLRKGREGTTDLAGWVHSVVREEWTGEVFDKDMRDTRSAEGEMVKLLKVGLGCCDTDVAVRWDIKEALARIEEVRERDPADDSSTASSYLSDGGGAGAASDHPHSLST from the exons atggccggcgacggcgccggcgCGGCCGGGCTGCTCCTCCTCCTGGCCCTGGCCGCCctcgtcgcggcggcggcggcggcgtccgaggGCGACGTGCTGCTGGCGCTCCGGGCGACCCTGCGCGGGCCATCCGGCGACCGCCCCCCGGCGCCGCTCGACCAGTGGGTCTCCTCCGCCAGCACCGGCCCGTGCCAGGACCCGATCTGGTACGCGGTAAAGTGCTCCTCCAACAAGGTGCTCGGCATCCGCCTGGAGTACCTCGGCCTCCAGGGCAACGCCCCCGACATGGCCCCGCTCGCGGCCCTCACGTCCCTCCGCGTGCTCAGCTTCGCCAACAACAACCTCACCGGCCCGTTCCCGCCCGGGCTCACCGAGCTCCCGGCGCTCAAGATGCTCTACCTCTCCCGGAACCGCCTCAGCGGCGAAATCCCCGGCGACACCTTCGAAGCCATGATGGGGCTCAGgaagctcttcctcgccgacaaCGCCTTCACGGGCGCCATCCCGGACACCATCACCTCGCCCAAGCTGCTCGTG CTCTTCGACGTCTCCCACAACCGACTCTCCGGCCCCATCCCGCAAGGCCTCCGGCGGTTCAAGGCCGCCTCGTTCGAAG GCAACACGGACCTCTGCGGCGCGCCGCTCGACGTTGCGTGCCCTCCATCGGCGCTTCTCGGCGCTTCAGATTCGTCGGACTCATCAGACAGCATGAGGGTCCTCATGATCATCGCCATCGCGGTGGTGGCGTTCGGCGGCCTCCTCGCCATCATCGGCATAATCACGGCGCTCGTCTCCCGCCGCAAGGACAACGACGAGCCGGCCGACGCTACTGAGACACCCGGCGATGGAGGCGGCATTGCCAAGATGCAGTCTACCGCCGACAAGTCCATCAAGATCGCACAG GCTGACTCGGAGCAGCGCGGCGTGGTGGCGCCGGTGCCGTCCAAGCGCGGAGGGCGGCGCGACGGGCTGGTGTTCCTCCAGGAGGGCCGGGAGCGGTTCGAGCTGGAGGACCTGCTCCGGGCGTCGGCGGAGGTGCTCGGCAGCGGCAACTTCGGCGCGTCGTACAAGGCGACCCTGGTTGACGGGAAGCCCATGGtggtgaagcggttcaaggagatgAACGGCGCCGGGCGGGCGGACTTCAACGAGCACATGCGACGCCTCGGCCGTCTCGTCCACCCCAACCTCCTCCCCGTCGTCGCCTACCTCTACAAGAAGGACGAGAAGCTGTTCGTCACGGAGCACATGGTCAACGGCGGCCTGGCTCAAATCCTCCATGGCG GAGCGACGTCGAGCCTGCCGCGGCTGGACTGGCCGGCGCGGCTGAAGATCATCAAGGGGGTGGCGCGCGGGCTGGCGTACCTGTACGAGGAGCTGCCGATGCTCACCGTGCCGCACGGGCACCTCAAGTCCTCCAACGTGCTCCTGAACGCCGAGCTGGAGCCCATCCTGAGCGACTACGCGCTGGTGCCCGTGGTGACGCCGAGCCACGCGTCGCAGGTGATGGTGGCGTACAAGGCGCCCGAGTGCACGGCGGCGGGGCGGGCGAGCAAGAAGAGCGACGTGTGGACGCTGGGCATCCTGGTGCTGGAGCTGCTGACCGGCCGGTTCCCGACCAACTACCTCCGGAAGGGGCGGGAGGGCACGACGGACCTGGCCGGCTGGGTGCACTCGGTGGTGCGGGAGGAGTGGACCGGCGAGGTGTTCGACAAGGACATGCGCGACACCCGCAGCGCCGAGGGCGAGATGGTGAAGCTGCTCAAGGTCGGGCTCGGCTGCTGCGACACCGACGTCGCCGTGCGCTGGGACATCAAGGAGGCGCTGGCGCGCATCGAGGAGGTCCGCGAGCGCGACCCCGCCGACGACAGCAGCACCGCCTCGTCCTACctcagcgacggcggcggcgccggcgccgccAGCGACCACCCGCACTCCCTCTCGACGTAA